The following proteins are co-located in the Perca fluviatilis chromosome 22, GENO_Pfluv_1.0, whole genome shotgun sequence genome:
- the ropn1l gene encoding ropporin-1-like protein isoform X3: MPLPDTMYCAQQIHIPPQLPDILKNFTKAAIRTQPKDLLLWSAAYFSALSKGECLPVKDRLEMNVATQKTDTGLSPGLLKILHKQLSPRETCSKEELQKKWKGLCLPMDQLETLLSLGSFGSDINWMEFFALGCSALGGTLVSSLKFACEILTEDDEGGAASIPFNTFGQLYTYLAHLDGDMPQDHIDNFLRSLQAQAKKQNDKIQVSNFHVSRK, translated from the exons ATGCCTCTTCCAGACACGATGTACTGTGCCCAGCAAATCCACATCCCTCCCCAGCTGCCAGACATCCTCAAAAACTTCACTAAGGCAGCCATCCGTACACAGCCCAAGGATTTGCTGCTCTGGTCTGCAGC ttaCTTCAGTGCGCTGTCTAAAGGAGAGTGTCTGCCCGTCAAGGACAGACTGGAGATGAATGTTGCCACCCAGAAGACAGACACTGGGCTGTCTCCAGGTCTACTGAAGATTCTCCATAAACAG CTGTCCCCCAGGGAAACATGCAGCAAGGAGGAACTGCAGAAGAAATGGAAGGGTCTGTGTCTACCCATGGATCAGCTGGAGACCCTGCTGTCGCTGGGAAGCTTTGGCTCAGACATTAACTGGATGGAGTTTTTCGCCCTGGGCTGCAGTGCTCTGGGAGGG ACCCTTGTGAGTTCTCTGAAGTTTGCCTGTGAGATCCTGACAGAGGATGACGAGGGTGGCGCTGCTAGTATCCCGTTCAACACCTTTGGCCAACTCTATACCTACCTGGCTCACCTGGACGGGGACATGCCACAGGATCACATTGACAACTTCCTCCGCAGCCTACAGGCACAAGC CAAAAAGCAGAACGACAAGATTCAGGTTTCCAACTTCCACGTCAGCAGGAAGTGA
- the ropn1l gene encoding ropporin-1-like protein isoform X2 codes for MYCAQQIHIPPQLPDILKNFTKAAIRTQPKDLLLWSAAYFSALSKGECLPVKDRLEMNVATQKTDTGLSPGLLKILHKQLSPRETCSKEELQKKWKGLCLPMDQLETLLSLGSFGSDINWMEFFALGCSALGGTLVSSLKFACEILTEDDEGGAASIPFNTFGQLYTYLAHLDGDMPQDHIDNFLRSLQAQAELQHGMIKPLDFIHRDDMDSSNVSRATFSGAE; via the exons ATGTACTGTGCCCAGCAAATCCACATCCCTCCCCAGCTGCCAGACATCCTCAAAAACTTCACTAAGGCAGCCATCCGTACACAGCCCAAGGATTTGCTGCTCTGGTCTGCAGC ttaCTTCAGTGCGCTGTCTAAAGGAGAGTGTCTGCCCGTCAAGGACAGACTGGAGATGAATGTTGCCACCCAGAAGACAGACACTGGGCTGTCTCCAGGTCTACTGAAGATTCTCCATAAACAG CTGTCCCCCAGGGAAACATGCAGCAAGGAGGAACTGCAGAAGAAATGGAAGGGTCTGTGTCTACCCATGGATCAGCTGGAGACCCTGCTGTCGCTGGGAAGCTTTGGCTCAGACATTAACTGGATGGAGTTTTTCGCCCTGGGCTGCAGTGCTCTGGGAGGG ACCCTTGTGAGTTCTCTGAAGTTTGCCTGTGAGATCCTGACAGAGGATGACGAGGGTGGCGCTGCTAGTATCCCGTTCAACACCTTTGGCCAACTCTATACCTACCTGGCTCACCTGGACGGGGACATGCCACAGGATCACATTGACAACTTCCTCCGCAGCCTACAGGCACAAGC GGAACTCCAACATGGCATGATAAAACCTCTGGACTTTATCCATCGGGATGATATGGACTCGTCAAACGTTTCCAGAGCAACCTTTTCTGGAGCTGAATAA
- the ropn1l gene encoding ropporin-1-like protein isoform X1: MPLPDTMYCAQQIHIPPQLPDILKNFTKAAIRTQPKDLLLWSAAYFSALSKGECLPVKDRLEMNVATQKTDTGLSPGLLKILHKQLSPRETCSKEELQKKWKGLCLPMDQLETLLSLGSFGSDINWMEFFALGCSALGGTLVSSLKFACEILTEDDEGGAASIPFNTFGQLYTYLAHLDGDMPQDHIDNFLRSLQAQAELQHGMIKPLDFIHRDDMDSSNVSRATFSGAE; the protein is encoded by the exons ATGCCTCTTCCAGACACGATGTACTGTGCCCAGCAAATCCACATCCCTCCCCAGCTGCCAGACATCCTCAAAAACTTCACTAAGGCAGCCATCCGTACACAGCCCAAGGATTTGCTGCTCTGGTCTGCAGC ttaCTTCAGTGCGCTGTCTAAAGGAGAGTGTCTGCCCGTCAAGGACAGACTGGAGATGAATGTTGCCACCCAGAAGACAGACACTGGGCTGTCTCCAGGTCTACTGAAGATTCTCCATAAACAG CTGTCCCCCAGGGAAACATGCAGCAAGGAGGAACTGCAGAAGAAATGGAAGGGTCTGTGTCTACCCATGGATCAGCTGGAGACCCTGCTGTCGCTGGGAAGCTTTGGCTCAGACATTAACTGGATGGAGTTTTTCGCCCTGGGCTGCAGTGCTCTGGGAGGG ACCCTTGTGAGTTCTCTGAAGTTTGCCTGTGAGATCCTGACAGAGGATGACGAGGGTGGCGCTGCTAGTATCCCGTTCAACACCTTTGGCCAACTCTATACCTACCTGGCTCACCTGGACGGGGACATGCCACAGGATCACATTGACAACTTCCTCCGCAGCCTACAGGCACAAGC GGAACTCCAACATGGCATGATAAAACCTCTGGACTTTATCCATCGGGATGATATGGACTCGTCAAACGTTTCCAGAGCAACCTTTTCTGGAGCTGAATAA
- the ankrd33ba gene encoding ankyrin repeat domain-containing protein 33B → MVLITDDRDGGGASSVRVKQLQQQQKVGGNITQVHPTIVEESNDDDYLGSCEEDDEEDDGGEADDDEFEEVDFEDLEECRSIVSDDSFYPPDDVFADSERTPSPESPKPLSFFQACCTNNSTIVRIMMRHGVQKEEVNEKDRNNRTGLLVACYQGFVDVVIALSQCPYLDVNWQDSEGNTALITAAQAGHITITNYLLNYYSGLDIERRNCHGFTALMKAAMQGRVECVRSLMMAGAALNSRDFGRHFTAREWAFFTGRYETAWVMTCLIEQPCPRQYCDTYSLEWPPLASLVAKAQEPRGCLKRLSDTVRNAFNIANVTNPEPEGVIDHMVSITTALRSPFIAVACHTVCPDSPPCVGKRRYAVPEVIRQQRAKELRSINPGRVETHLKLFQNSRVTLVAKNSADRRASLQVQGLSTEAHAEALELRRTSLLPMHMVMRRSSVRPGFSIPKVRVSKAPTPTYEPEKIRRKSSAKDGSGHLLQIPKWRYKELKEERRKAEEAERRRLETVTKRHLAAGKRK, encoded by the exons ATGGTGCTGATCACGGACGACAGGGATGGAGGAGGCGCTTCGTCGGTCCGGGTCaagcagctccagcagcagcagaaagtCGGGGGGAACATCACCCAAGTTCACCCGACCATAGTCGAGGAGTCCAACGACGACGACTACCTAGGCTCGTGCGAGGAGGACGATGAAGAGGACGATGGAGGGGAGGCAGACGATGATGAATTCGAAGAAGTTGACTTTGAGGACTTGGAGGAATGTCGGAGCATCGTGTCGGACGACTCCTTCTACCCGCCGGATGATGTGTTCGCAGACTCGGAGCGCACCCCGTCACCGGAAAGCCCCAAACCGCTGTCTTTTTTCCAGGCGTGCTGCACCAACAACTCTACTATCGTCCGGATAATGATGCGGCATGGAGTGCAGAAGGAGGAGGTCAATGAGAAGGACAGGAATAACAGG ACCGGGCTGTTGGTTGCATGTTACCAAGGTTTCGTGGACGTCGTCATAGCGCTGTCTCAGTGTCCGTATTTGGATGTCAACTGGCAGGACAGCGAGGGAAACACAGCTCTCATCACTGCTGCTCaagcag GCCACATAACAATCACCAACTATCTGCTGAACTACTACTCCGGGTTGGACATCGAGAGGAGAAACTGCCACGGCTTCACCGCTCTGATGAAAGCTGCCATGCAGGGCAGAGTGGAATGTGTGCGCTCGCTCATGATGGCAG GAGCTGCCCTGAATTCCAGGGACTTTGGGCGCCACTTTACTGCCAGGGAATGGGCCTTCTTTACGGGCCGTTATGAAACTGCCTGGGTGATGACGTGCCTGATAGAACAGCCCTGCCCGCGCCAGTACTGTGATACATACAG TCTAGAGTGGCCTCCACTGGCATCACTGGTGGCCAAAGCCCAGGAGCCCCGTGGCTGTCTGAAGCGCCTGTCGGACACTGTGCGGAACGCCTTCAACATAGCGAATGTCACCAACCCTGAGCCTGAAGGTGTTATCGACCACATGGTTTCTATAACAACTGCCTTGAGGAGCCCTTTCATTGCAGTGGCATGCCATACA GTGTGTCCTGACAGTCCCCCATGTGTGGGCAAACGGCGCTATGCAGTTCCTGAGGTAATCCGCCAGCAGCGCGCCAAGGAGCTCCGCTCTATTAACCCTGGCAGGGTGGAGACCCACCTCAAACTCTTCCAGAACTCCCGGGTCACACTAGTGGCCAAAAACTCAGCAGACCGCCGGGCCAGCCTTCAGGTCCAGGGCTTGAGCACGGAGGCTCATGCCGAAGCCCTGGAGCTGCGGAGAACCAGCCTGCTGCCCATGCACATGGTGATGAGGAGGAGCAGCGTCAGGCCTGGGTTCAGCATCCCCAAAGTGAGGGTGTCCAAGGCCCCTACGCCCACTTATGAACCAGAAAAGATCCGGAGGAAGAGCAGCGCCAAAGATGGAAGCGGACACCTGCTGCAAATACCAAAGTGGCGGTACAAGGAGCtaaaagaagaaaggaggaaagccgaggaggcagagaggaggaggctgGAGACTGTAACCAAGAGACACCTTGCTGCCGGGAAAAGGAAATAA